A window from Streptomyces sp. NBC_00299 encodes these proteins:
- the truB gene encoding tRNA pseudouridine(55) synthase TruB produces MTQKHTTPDGLVIVDKPSGFTSHDVVAKMRGIARTRRVGHAGTLDPMATGVLVLGVEKATKLLGHLALTEKEYLGTVRLGQTTITDDAEGDITASADASKVTREAIDAGIAKLTGDIMQVPSKVSAIKIDGVRSYKRARDGEDFEIPARPVTVSSFSVHDVRDAVADDGTAVLDLVVSVVCSSGTYIRALARDLGADLGVGGHLTALRRTRVGPYKLDSAKTLEQLQQELTVMPIAEAATAAFPRWDVDARRARLLTNGVRLDMPDEYAGAGPVAVFTPEGRFLALVEQHKGKAKSLAVFG; encoded by the coding sequence ATGACGCAGAAGCACACCACGCCCGACGGCCTTGTCATCGTCGACAAGCCGTCGGGCTTCACTTCGCACGACGTGGTCGCCAAGATGCGCGGCATCGCCCGCACCCGCCGCGTCGGGCACGCCGGCACCCTCGACCCCATGGCGACGGGCGTACTCGTCCTCGGCGTCGAGAAGGCGACCAAGCTGCTCGGTCACCTGGCCCTGACCGAGAAGGAGTACCTCGGCACCGTCCGCCTCGGCCAGACCACGATCACCGACGACGCCGAGGGCGACATCACGGCGTCGGCCGACGCCTCGAAGGTCACCCGCGAGGCCATAGACGCCGGGATCGCCAAGCTGACCGGCGACATCATGCAGGTCCCCTCCAAGGTCAGCGCCATCAAGATCGACGGCGTGCGCTCCTACAAGCGGGCGCGCGACGGCGAGGACTTCGAGATCCCGGCGCGGCCGGTCACCGTCTCGTCCTTCTCGGTCCACGACGTGCGCGACGCCGTCGCCGACGACGGCACCGCCGTCCTCGACCTGGTCGTGTCGGTCGTCTGCTCCTCGGGCACCTACATCCGCGCCCTGGCCCGCGACCTCGGCGCCGACCTGGGCGTCGGCGGCCACCTCACTGCGCTGCGCCGCACCCGCGTCGGCCCGTACAAGCTGGACTCCGCCAAGACGCTGGAGCAGCTGCAGCAGGAGCTGACGGTGATGCCGATCGCCGAGGCCGCCACGGCCGCGTTCCCGCGCTGGGACGTCGACGCCAGGCGCGCCCGGCTGCTGACGAACGGGGTCCGCCTCGACATGCCCGACGAGTACGCGGGCGCCGGCCCCGTGGCCGTCTTCACCCCCGAGGGCCGCTTCCTCGCGCTCGTGGAGCAGCACAAGGGCAAGGCCAAGAGCCTGGCCGTCTTCGGCTGA
- a CDS encoding DUF503 domain-containing protein, whose product MYVGTLSFDLLLGDVRSLKEKRSVVRPIVAELQRKYAVSAAEVDHMDLHRRAGIGLAVVSGDAGHLADVLDRCERLVAGRPEVELLSVRRRFHGDHDD is encoded by the coding sequence ATGTATGTGGGGACGCTGTCCTTCGACCTCCTCCTCGGCGACGTACGGTCGCTGAAGGAGAAGCGCTCCGTCGTCCGCCCGATCGTCGCCGAACTCCAGCGCAAGTACGCGGTGAGTGCGGCCGAGGTGGACCACATGGACCTCCACCGGCGGGCCGGGATCGGCCTCGCCGTGGTGTCCGGCGACGCCGGGCATCTCGCCGACGTACTGGACCGGTGTGAACGGCTGGTCGCCGGCCGTCCGGAAGTGGAACTGCTGTCGGTACGGCGGCGTTTCCACGGTGACCACGACGACTGA
- the rbfA gene encoding 30S ribosome-binding factor RbfA, which yields MADNARAKKLADLIREVVAQKLQRGIKDPRLGSHVTITDTRVTGDLREATVFYTVYGDDEERAAAAAGLESAKGVLRSAVGAAAGVKFTPTLTFVADALPDTARTIEDLLDKARQSDEKVREVSAGAKYAGEADPYRKPGADDESDAAETDGDTAE from the coding sequence GTGGCCGACAACGCGCGGGCGAAAAAGCTGGCGGACCTCATCCGAGAGGTGGTGGCCCAGAAGCTGCAGCGCGGGATCAAGGACCCGCGGCTCGGCTCGCACGTCACCATCACGGACACCCGCGTCACGGGTGACCTGCGGGAGGCGACGGTCTTCTACACGGTGTACGGGGACGACGAGGAGCGGGCGGCCGCGGCCGCCGGACTGGAGAGCGCCAAGGGCGTGCTCCGCTCGGCCGTGGGAGCGGCCGCGGGCGTGAAGTTCACGCCGACCCTCACCTTCGTTGCCGACGCCCTCCCGGACACCGCCCGGACCATCGAGGACCTCCTCGACAAGGCCCGGCAGTCCGACGAGAAGGTGCGCGAGGTGTCCGCGGGCGCGAAGTACGCCGGTGAGGCCGACCCGTACCGCAAGCCGGGTGCCGACGACGAGTCGGACGCTGCCGAGACGGACGGCGACACCGCGGAATGA